The following coding sequences are from one Macaca nemestrina isolate mMacNem1 chromosome 1, mMacNem.hap1, whole genome shotgun sequence window:
- the LOC105473145 gene encoding spermidine synthase has protein sequence MEPGPDGPAASGPAAIREGWFRETCSLWPGQALSLQVEQLLHHRRSRYQDILVFRSKTYGNVLVLDGVIQCTERDEFSYQEMIANLPLCSHPNPRKVLIIGGGDGGVLREVVKHPSVESVVQCEIDEDVIQVSKKFLPGMAIGYSSSKLTLHVGDGFEFMKQNQDAFDVIITDSSDPMGPAESLFKESYYQLMKTALKEDGVLCCQGECQWLHLDLIKEMRQFCQSLFPVVAYAYCTIPTYPSGQIGFMLCSKNPSTNFQEPVQPLTQQQVAQMQLKYYNSDVHRAAFVLPEFARKALNDVS, from the exons ATGGAGCCCGGCCCCGATGGCCCCGCTGCATCCGGCCCCGCCGCCATCCGCGAGGGCTGGTTCCGCGAGACCTGCAGTCTGTGGCCCGGCCAGGCCCTGTCGCTGCAGGTGGAGCAGCTGCTCCACCACCGGCGCTCGCGCTACCAGGACATCCTAGTCTTCCGCAG TAAGACCTATGGCAACGTGCTGGTGTTGGACGGTGTCATCCAGTGCACGGAGAGGGACGAGTTCTCCTACCAGGAGATGATCGCCAACCTGCCTCTCTGCAGCCACCCCAACCCGCGAAAG GTGCTGATCATCGGGGGCGGAGATGGAGGTGTCCTGCGTGAGGTGGTGAAGCACCCCTCCGTGGAGTCTGTGGTCCAGTGTGAGATAGACGAG GATGTCATCCAAGTCTCCAAGAAGTTCCTGCCAGGCATGGCCATTGGCTACTCTAGCTCGAAGCTGACCCTACATGTGGGTGACGGTTTTGAGTTCATGAAACAGAATCAGGATGCCTTCGATGTGATCATCACTGACTCCTCAGACCCTATGG GCCCCGCCGAAAGTCTCTTCAAGGAGTCCTATTACCAGCTTATGAAGACGGCCCTCAAGGAAGATGGTGTCCTCTGCTGCCAGG GCGAGTGCCAGTGGCTGCACCTGGACCTCATCAAGGAGATGCGGCAGTTCTGCCAGTCCCTGTTCCCCGTGGTGGCCTACGCCTACTGCACCATCCCCACCTACCCCAGCGGCCAGATCGGCTTCATGCTGTGCAGCAAGAACCCG AGCACCAACTTCCAGGAGCCGGTGCAGCCGCTGACGCAGCAGCAGGTGGCACAGATGCAGCTGAAGTACTATAACTCCGACGTGCACCGCGCCGCCTTCGTGCTGCCCGAGTTTGCCCGCAAG GCCCTGAATGACGTGAGCTGA